The Gemmatimonadaceae bacterium genome contains the following window.
ACGCCCGGCCGCAGCGGCAACGCGCGCGCGGCGAGATTGAGCCCGTACGTGGTGTTGGGCATCAGCGCGATCTCGTCGGCGTCGGCCCCCACGAGCGCGGCGAACTGCGTACGCGCGGTCGCCGCCGCCTCCTGCATCAGCGCAAACGGAATGGTGTGCGGCCTGGCTCGCAGCCCCGCCCATCGCGCAAAGGTGTCGACCGCGCGCTGGGGGTTGGGACCGGTACTGGCGGCGTTGAGATAGATCGTGGGATCGTCCGCCATCCAGGCGTACTCGCGCGCGCGCAGCGCCGGGACATCGAGGCTCATGGGTCGCAGAAACGGAGGGTCAGAGGCGACGGTGCGCACGCGGATCGAGCGCGTCGCGCAGGGCATCGCCCAAGAGGTTGAAGCCAAGCACCGCGAAACCGATCGCGAGACCGGGCGCCAGCGAGGTCCAGGGGGCGTTCCGCAGCTGCGATAGATCGCGCCCATCCGCGATCATGGCCCCCCAGCTCGGGGTTGGCGGCTGCACACCGAGGCCAAGGAACGACAGCGCCGCTTCGGCCATGATCGCGCCGGCAATCCCCAGCGTGGCCGCAATCACCACCGGGGCCACGACGTTCGGTAAGACGTGGCGTAGCAGAATGCGAGCGTCCGCGGCGCCGAGCGCGCGCATCGCCTGCACGTACTCGAGCTCGCGCACCACCAAGACCTGCCCGCGTACCAGACGCGCCATCCCGGCCCATCCCACCACACCAATCACCACGCACACCACCGTGAGCGACGGCTCGAAGGCCGCCGCCATCGCGATGAGCAGCAGCAGCGTGGGAAAGGCGAGCGTCACATCGGCCAGACGCATCACCACATCATCCGTCCAGCGGCCGCGGTAGCCGGCCACGAGCCCGAGCACCACACCAATCGACAGCGCGATCCCCTGCGACACGAGCCCCACGAGCAGCGAGACGCGCGCGCCGTAGATCAGGCGCGCCCACACATCGCGCCCCTGGGCGTCCGTGCCCAACCAATGCGCGGCACTGGGCGCTTCGAGCGTATGGCGCAAATCGATGGCCGCCGGATCGAGTCGCGTAGCCAACGGCGCGGCCGCCGCCAGCAGCACGAGTCCACCCACGACCACGAGGCCGATCCAGCTGCGCCCATCGGCGCGCAGCCGGCTCCACGTATCACTCGCCCCAACGGCGCGCACCGGCGTGCTCATGCCGGCGTGAGACTGGGCCGCGACGTGATGCGCGCCGCCGTGGTTCCGCTCACCCGGGCCAACCGCTCCGCCGCGGCGTCCACAAAGGCATCCCACCCAAAGGCGTCGCGCGCACGTGATTGCGCCGCGAGCCCCATGCGACGGGCGGCCTCGTGATCGCCGAGCAGGCGCGCCAACTCCGAGACGACCACCGGGAGCGTGGCCGCATCGGCCGCAAAGCCCGACACACGCGGATCCACCAGCGACGCAAAGGCGGACGCGGCCGGCACCACGACCGGAACACGCTGTTGCATCGCGGCGAGCGTCGCCACCGCGCCCGCATCATCGGCCGCACAGACCCACGTCGCAAAGGCGTCGAGCGGCTGATGATGCAACAGCACATCGAGCGGCGCGATCTGCATCACGTTCGTCAGGTCGAGCGCCGCCGCGTGCAGGCGCGTGGCCTGCAGCTCGGCCGTGTTCCCCAGCAACGTGACCCGCAACGCCGGATGCCGCGCCCGCAGCTGCGCCGCAGCGCGCAAGGCGAGCGCGGTGTGTTCGTCGTGCGTGCGCGGCGGCACGATCACCAGATGCGGCGGCGCAATCGGTAGCGGGTGCAACGCCGGATCGAGCGCGTCGGGTTCGATAGGCTCGGGCCAGCTCACCGCCAGTCCGTCCACGCCCCACGCCTCATAGCGGGTCCGCGACCGCGCGAGGCGCTGCCGCCACCCGTTGTCCGACGCGTCCTCGCGGACCAGCGCCGCGCTTTCTCCCACCGACAGCCGGCGCACCACGCCGCCCCGCGCACCAAGCGCCACGGCCGCGATGGAGGCATCGGCCTCGCTCCCCACGAGCATCGCATCGGGCCGCAGCGCCGTGACGATCCCGCGCACACTCGCCGTGCGGCGCACGAAGCCGGACCCCACGATGGCACGGTGCGACAACCGCGGCCACTCCGCCTCGATCGCCCGCTCGACCTCACCGCGCGACAGGCAGGCCACCGCCGCGATCTCACCACGTCGCCCCAGGCCCGCGGCCACGGCCGCCAGCAGGCGCACGCTCGGCGTGTACCGCTCGCTGGTGGTGAGCACGACGACCCGCATGGCCGCTACGCGCCGAGCGCCGAGGTCGAGAGCGCCGTCTCCGCGTCACCAGCGGCAGCCTCGTCGCGCCGATCGAACTGCAGCGCATGCAGTCGGGCGTACGCCCCCCCCTTCGCCAGCAGCGCGACGTGCGTGCCTTCCTCCACGAGCTGGCCGCGATCGAGCACCAGAATGCGATCGGCATGCTGAATGGTGGCCAGCCGGTGCGCAATCACGAAGACGGTGCGCCCGGCGAGCAGGCGATCGATCGCCTCCTGCACCAGCCGTTCGCTCTCCACGTCGAGCGCACTCGTCGCTTCGTCGAGAATGAGAATGGGCGGATCGGAGAGCAGCGCCCGGGCAATCGCAAGGCGTTGCCGCTGGCCACCCGACAGGCGCGTGCCGCGCTCGCCGAGGTTGGTGTCCCACCCTTCGGGCAGCGCTTCGATGAAGGCCAGCGCATTGGCCGCCCGCGCCGCCGCGTCGAGCTGCGCCTGTGTCACATCGGGGCGCCCGAAGGCCACGTTGGCGCGCACCGTGTCGTTGAAGAGCACCGTATCCTGGCTCACGATGCCGGTCAGTGCGCGCAACGCGTCCAGTTTGATTTCGCGCAGGTCCACGCCGTCGAGCAGGATGCGCCCCGCCGTGGGATCGATGAAGCGCGGCAGCAGGTCCACGAGCGTGCTCTTCCCCGCGCCGCTCGCTCCCACCAGGGCGATCACCTCACCCTTGCGCGCCGTGAACGACACGTCGCTGAGCGCCGGCGGGCGATCGGCCTCGACCCCCTCGTGGCGGAAGGTGACGTGCTCGAACACCACCGAGTCCCCAAAGGTGGCCTGCGTGCGCGTCCCACGGTCGATCGCCACCTCGGTGGGCTCGTCCAGGATCTCGAAAATGCGCTCGGCACTCGCGAGCGACTGCTGGGCCGCCGCCGGCGCCTGCGACAGCTGCTTGAGCGGCTGCAGGATGCGCATGACCTGAATGAGGAACACCATCAGCTCGGCGGGCGCCATCGACTTCTCGCTGATCACGAGCGTCGCGCCGTACCAGAGAATGGCCACCGCGGTGATGGTGCCCAGCGTTTCGATGGCCGGGCCCGAGAGGAGCGCGAGGCGTCCCACGCGGATGTAGCCCCTGGCGAACGCCGCGTTGCGCGTCGTGAACTTTGCCTCTTCGCGCGGCTCGGCGCGATACGACTTCACCAGCCGCACGCCACTCACGACTTCCTGCACGAGGCTCGTGATTTCGCCCTGATCGTTCCCCAGGCGACCGTAGCCCTTGCGCAGCTTGCGGAGCACAGGCTGCACCGCCCCAATCGTGATGGGGGCAATGAACAGGGCCGCGATCGACAGCCGCCACGACGTCACGAACATCGCCACGATCGTCGCCACGATCTGCGCGGTGCTCCACATCGACCGCGTCACCAGTTCGGTCACGACCGTCTTGGCGGTGGTCGTGTCGTTCAGCACCCGGCTGATGACCTGTCCGACCTTGTTGCGCGTGAACCAGGGGAGGGGCAGCCGGAGGAGATGCCCATAGAGTGCGTCGCGCAGGTCGCGCACGACGAACTCCTGCAGCTTGACACCGACCTGCCCACTGAGCCACACGAGCACGTTCTTGAGCGTGACCGCCGCGATCACGATCAGCATCACGTTCTGCAGCGAGCGCTGGGGATTCCGCTGGTCGAGCAGGAAGCCGATCGTGGACTCGAGCAGCCGCCCGATCGTGCCATTCGACGGCAACAGCTGCTCCAACCCGAAGAGCGCGTTGAAGAACGGCACCAGCAGCGTGAACGAGAAGACGTCCGCCACCGCGGCGGTGGCGTTCAGCACGATGACCGTAAACAGCTTGAGCTTGTGCGGCGCCACGAACCGCCAGAGCCGCCGCCACAGCTGCATCGACGGCGTGCGCCGCCCCTCTTTCAACGCCGAGGCCATCGTCAGCGCTTGGGGGTCAGGAGCGACACCGGCAGGATGCACTCCTCCGGCGACACGCCCCCGTGCAGGAACGAGCCGCGATAGCGCCCCTGATACTCCCGCAGCTTCGTGGGATAGACAAAGAAGCCGTCGCCCGTGGCGATGAGGGTGTTCGTGCCCGCGCCACGCTCGGGGAGCCGCAGGTCGCGGGCATCGGCAAAGAGCAGCGCCTGCTCCGGACGTTCGGCGCGGATATCCTCACCAAACTTGTAGCGCAGGTTGGCCGTGGCATCCCGCTTGGCGAACACCGTCGCCGGCGTATTGCAGTGGAGCGCCCCATGGTCGGTGGTAACCACGACCGAAATGTTCCGGCGCGACGCCTCGCGCAGCAGCGAGAGCAACGCCGACCGCTCGAACCACTGCTTGGTGAGGGCGCGCAGGGCGATCTCGTCCTTCGCCACCTCGTACAGGATCATCGACTCCGAGCGACCATGCGTGAGCATGTCCACGAAGTTGAAGACGAACGCATGCACGCCATCGCCGGCAATCGCCGCCGGGAGATGCCGCTCGAGATCGGCGGCGTCGAGTGCGGTCGTGATCTTCTGGTACCGCACCGGCACCTTGACCTGCAACTCCTCCAGGTGCGCCGTCAGCAGCTCCCGCTCGTAGGCATTGAGCGTCTCATCATCACGATCGCCCCACCACTGCGGATACTTCTCGGCGATCTCTCCCGGAAAGAGCCCGCTGAAGAGCGCATTGCGGGCATACGGAGTGGCCGTGGGAAGAATGCCGTAGTAGTGCGTCGTCTCGACTTCGAAGAACGGCGTGAGCAACGGTTGCAACGCCCGCCATTGGTCGAGCCGCAGGCAATCGATCACCACGAACAGCGCCTTGCGGTCGCGTGACAGCACCGGGAGCAGGAACTCGGTCACCACGTCCACCGAGAGCGGCGGCCGGTCGCCATCGAGCTCCCGCAGCCAGCGCGGATACTCGGTACGCATGAAGGCGGCGAACTCGCGCTGCATATCGGGATAGAGCCCCCGCAGCGATTCGTGCAGCCCCATTTCGCCCGCTTCGGCCAGATCCACGTCCCACTGCGTCAGCTCGGCGAAGCGCTCGATCCAGCCCCGCCAGTCGAGGCCGGCGTAGCGCTCCTGCTCGATGGCGCGGAACCGCTCCACGAAGGCGCGCGCCATGGCCTGCGACCGGATGAGCGGGCCATCGAGAATGCGCGTCACCACCGTCAGCACCTGCCGCGGGGTGACCGGCTTCACGAGGTAGTCGCGGATGTTCGCGCCGATGGCCTCCTTGAGCGTGGCGTCTTCCTCGCTCTTGGTGACCATCACCACCGGCAGCGACGGGGCCATCTCGCGGATGTCGCGGTAGGCGTCGAGCCCGCGGGTGCCGGGCATCTGCTCGTCGAGCAGGACCAGATCGTACGGCGCGCGGCGCAGCAGCTCGAGGGCGTCATCGGCATTGGTTGCCGTCTGGACCTGGTACCCCCGGTCGGACAGCAGCAGCCGATGCGGCTCGAGCAGCTCCGCTTCGTCGTCCACCCACAGAATCGCTTTCGCCGGCTGCGCCATACCCTGCAAGTTAGCAGGGGGGGTGTAGATTTGGCCCGTGCACACCGAGCCCCTTCCGTACGCCCTCGAGCCGCTGCGCTTCCCCTTTCCGGCCCTGGCCGCCCTGGCGGGACGTCTGCCGCTGGGCGGTGGTCGCGAAGTCGCGCTGGCGGCGCTCATGACCGCCCGCCTCGCGCAGGGGGTCTCCAGCGCTGACGCCCTGCACCCGGCCGATCGCGTCTCCCGCGCGGCCGCGGCCAAGGTCTGGCTGGCCTCGCTCGCCCTCCCCTCCACCACGCGCGCGCCCTTTACCCGGGCCGTAGACGCCACGACCGGTACGGCGCTGCAGGTGGCCGGCGCGCTCCGCTCGCTCGTGGCCGCCGCCGGCGCCCATCTCGACGGCCCGAGCGTGCAGGAGTTGGAGCGCCTCGCGCGCACGCTCGCCGGGTAAGCGCCGCGTGACGCACCATTCCGACATCTCTCCGCTGACGCGCGTCGTCGCCCGCCTGGACCGCGCGGCCGCTGGCGATGTGGACGCCGGGATCATCCCGACCTACTTCCCGTCGATCGACCGCGCCGTCGGCGGCGGCTTTCGGCGTGGAGATCTCATCGTCATCGGTGGCGACGACAGCAGCGGCGCCTCATCGCTCGTGCTGGCCATCGCCCTGCGCTGCCGCGAGCGAGCGCTCGTCCTCACCACCGAGATGCACGCCGAACGCGTCTACGAGCGCGCACTGGCCATGTCGGCCAAGGTGCCCCTCGAGTCGCTGCGCCTGGGCGTGGTCCAGGACGGGGAACGCACCCGGCTCGCCGCCGCCGCCACCATGCTGCGCGACGCCGCCCCCGTCGTGGACACGCTGTCCCAGGGCGGCCTCGCCGCCGTGGAACGGGCCGTCGAGGCGTCGCCGGAGCTGCCGCTGGTCGTCGTCGACGCGCTCGAAGGGCTGCTCGACGTCCCCACCGGGCAGGAGGAGGCGCTCGGCTACATCCTCCTCGGCCTCAAGCGGCTCGCCCTGCGCCGGAACGTGGTAGTGCTGGTCACCGTGCACCTCCCGGTCCTCGACCGTCAGCGTGCCGACCGCCGCCCCCGCCTCAGCGACTTCGGACTCGCCGGCGCCGCCGGCACCCACGCCGACATCGTGGCCGGGCTCTACCGCGAAGAGCTCTACGAAGCCGACCTCGGCGTCTCCGGCGCCGCCGAACTCCTCCTCCTCAAGCACCGCGACGGGCCACGGAGCTACGTGGACCTGTACTTCGATGCGCGGTTTGGGCGGTTTGAGGACGTACTGGAGGAGTAGGCTGGCGGTTGGCTAACTTTGGGTGTTCCAACTGATCAGTGATGGGTTTCGGGCGAGAGGTCATGGGTGCTGGGTAACCCACAACCCACGACCAAGAACCCGCGACCCACGACTGATCCGTTCCACCCCACCGCACCGCCCGACCCGGAATACCCATGGCTGGCCACAGCAAATGGAAGCAAATCAAGCACTACAAGGCCGCCACGGATAAAAAGCGCGGCGCGCTCTTCACGCGCCTGATTCGTGAAATCACGATGGCCGCCAAGCTGGGCGGCGGCGATCCGGCGGGGAATCCGCGGTTGCGTACGGCGATCGACAACGCCAAGGCGAGCTCGATGCCCAAGGACAACATCGAGCGCGCCATCAAGAAGGGCACCGGCGAACTCGAGGGCGTGGACTACACCGAAGTGCTCTACGAGGCGTACGGGCCGGGCGGTGTGGCGATCATGATCGCCGCGGTCACCGACAACCCCACCCGCACGGTGGCCGACGTGCGCCACAAGCTCTCGCGCAACGGCGGCAACATGGGCACGAGCAACTCCGTCGCCTTCATGTTCGACCGGAAGGGGCAGATGACCGTCCCCGCCGAGGGCGTGAGCGAGGACGCGATCATCGAGGCGGCGCTCGAAGCCGGCGCCGATGATGTGTCGAACGAGGGCGAGGTGTTCGTGATCACCACCGAGCCGGCGGCGCTGCACGCCGTGAAGGAAGGGCTCGAGGCCAAGAAGTACAAGGTCGAAGACGCCGAACTCGCCTGGGTGCCCAAGAACACCGTGAAGGTCGAAGGCGAGAACGCGGCCGCGCTCCTCAAGCTGCTCGAAGCCCTCGAAGAGCTCGACGATGTGCAGAAGGTCGACGCGAACTTCGAGATGGACGAAAGCGCGATGGCCGACGCGTGATGAAACACCCGTCGCTGGTGCTCGGGATCGACCCGGGCACCGCAGTGACGGGGTATGGCGTCGTCCGCTTCGACGGACGCGTCGCCACGCTGGTCGAGTGCGGGGTCATTCGCACCGCCGCCAGCGAACCGCTCCCCAAGCGGCTGCATGACATCCACACCGGCGTCGTCGAACTGCTGGAGCGCCACCAGCCCGACACCCTCGCCATCGAGGATGTCTTCTACGCCAAGAACGTGCGGACCACGGTGGTACTCGGGCACGCCCGCGGCGTCGTGCTCCTCGCCGCGCAGGAGCGCGGACTCGTGATCCACGAGTCCGCGCCCACGGAGATCAAGAAAGCGATCACCGGCACCGGCGCGGCCACGAAAGAACAGGTGCAGTTCATGGTCACCCGGCTGCTGCGCCTCAAGAGCGCCCCGCAGCCGGCCGACGCCGCCGACGGAGTCGCCGCCGCGCTGAGCGTCTGTATGTCTCCCGTCCTCCGCCTCACCCTGCCGAAATGATCGCCCAGATTCGCGGTGCCCTCGTCTCCAAGGATCTCGATCGTGTGGAGCTCATGACCGCCGGCGGCGTGGCGTACGAATGCCTCATCCCGCTCTCGGTCTTCGAGACGCTCCCCAACGTGGGCGGTGAGGCGACGCTCTTCACGCATCTCTCCGTGCGTGAAGACGGTTGGCATCTCTACGGCTTCAAGCACGCCTACGAGCGGGCCGTCTTTCAGCGCCTGCTCACCGCCAAGGGCGTCGGACCTGCGCTGGCGCTGGGCATTCTCTCAGCACTCACCCCCGACCGCGTGGTGAAGGCGCTCCGCGAGAAGGACATCACCACCCTCATGCGCGTCCCGCGCGTGGGGCGGAAGAAGGCCGAGCAGATCATTCTCGACCTGTCGGACAAGATCGACCAGGTGGGCGCTGCCCCTACGGGTGCCGGACCGAGCACCCCCATCGCCGACGACGCCACGCGGGCCCTCCTCGCCCTCGGCTACAATCAGACCGAAGCCGATCGCGCGATCCGCGCCGTGATGGAAGCCGGCGGCGGCGCGGATGTGAGTGTGGTCGTGCGAAAAGCCTTGGCGCGGTTGACGACGAAGTAACCGCAGTTCCCGCACCACGTATACGTGTACGTATACGAACTACGTATACGTGGTACGTATACGAGGTGCGCGAAAGCGGTTTACCGGCGACTCCCGGTCGAGTTGCGCATTACAGGCCCACAGGCCGGCAAAGTGATGGGCTGCCCATTCTGCCCCTTCGGCAGCGGATCCACGAGCACCTTCGACGAGGGCTGCGCGTCCTCGCTCGCCAGATACGCGAACATCGCGACCAGCGTCGCGTTCTGCTTCAGGTCATCCACCATGACCTTGTCGAACGAATCGCGGTTAGTGTGCCACGTGGTGTAGCTGTAGTCCCAGGAAAGCGCATTGAGCCCGATCGAGGGCGCGCCCCAGCAGCGGAAGCTCGCGTCGTCGGAACCGCCGCCGATGCCGCTCGTGCCGGCCAGCCGAATAGTCTTGGTCAGCTCGGCCGGCATCTCGCTCATGTACTTCGCGAGCCGGGGGCCGTTCTCCGGGTGGAGTCCCGGCCCGGTGCCCACGATGCGACCGGTGCCGTTGTCCTGATTGAACGAGAACTGCAGCCCCTTCACCACCTCGGGGTGATCGGCCGTGAACGCGCCGGAGCCAAAGAGCCCCTGCTCTTCGCCGCTCCAGTGTCCCACGAGAATGGTGCGGCTCGGCTTGGGGAGCACCGTCTTCAGAATGCGCAGCGCCTCGAGCATGGTGATGCTGCCGGTGCCATTGTCGGTGGCGCCGGAGTGCCCTTCCCAGCTGTCGAAGTGCGCCGAGAGCACCACGTACTCGTTCGGCTTCGTGGCGCCCTTGATCTCGGCGATGACGTTGAACACCGGCTGCTCACCCTGCGCCTCCGATTCGGCCATCAGCGTGACCTTGGGGCCCTGCCGCTTCTGCGCGAGACGGAACAGCAGCCCATAGTCTTCGCAGCCGACATCGAGCGTGGGCAGCGCACTGTTGCGCGGCGAGCCGAAGATGCGATCGATCCCCGGATAGTTGGACCAGTTGTGCTCGAACACCGCCACGGCGCCGGCCGCCTTGAGATCGGCGTAGAACGAGGGGACGCGCTGCGTGATGCCGGCATACGTGGCACTCAGCTCGCGCTGCGCCGAGTCGAGCGCGGCACGGCTCTCGTCCGTGGCGAACTCCATCACCTGCTGCGGGCTCCGGCAGGTCAGGCGCGGCGCACTCGCCAGCACGATCTTCCCCTTCACCGAGGGGAGCCACGCGCGGTAGTCGTCCACCGAGAGATAGGGCTTCGCGATGACAACATCGCCATCCACCCACTCCCCATTCGTGCTGCCACTCCACGAAAGCATCATCGCTTCGATGGGCTTCACGCGCGGCGCGGTGAGCTGCACGAACGCCGCGCCGCGCTTCCACGAGTTCCACGTGCCGTACGCTTCCTTCCGCGCTGGTACGCCCCACGACTGGTACGTGGCCAGCAGCCAATCCTGGCCGCGCTGCATGCCGGGCGAGCCGGTGAGCCGCGGGCCGATCGAGTCCATCAGCACCTGCGCGAGCGCGCCCGCCTGACTGCGGGTCATGCCCTCGTCCCACAGCTTCTGGATGACCGGATCACTCGGCGGCGCGGTGCGCACGTACGCCGGCGCCGGCGTAATGGGCAGCCCGAGTGGATTCTTGGTGGTTTGCGCGAGAGCCGGCACGGCGGCGGCCCACGTGGCTAACGCACAGATCAGGGCGCAGCGTGGAGTCATGGGATGAACAGCAAAACGTGACATGGAGACGGTGGAGCGGGAACAGCGTTATGGAACCGCCAGCTCATCCACCACGACGTGGGCGCGCACCGGAATCCGCCTTGGCACCCTTGGGCTTCACCTTGCCCTCGGCAGCCTTTTCCTTCGCTTCCTGCGCCGGCGATTCATGCTCGGTCTTGACCAGCGCGCCGGTCATGGCATCCACGAGCACTTCGTCCTCTCCTTTCTTCCCCTTTTGCGTGAAGCTGAAGACGAACACCAGCTTGCCGTCTTCCTTCTCGATCTCGGCTTCCTTGAGCGTGCCGCCGGGGACCTTGGCCTGTGCCGTGGCCAACGCGGCCTCAGGCGTCACCTTCGCCTGCTTGAGCATGCCCGGCTTCTCTTCCGAGACCTTGAGCGGGCTCCCCTGCGCCATTGCCGCCGAGGTCCCGCATACCAGCATCAGCGCCGTGAACCCTGCCACAAATTTTGGTTGCTGCATCTGCCGCTCCGGTGAAGTGTGGGGACACGCATAGACACCGCGCGTGACCGCGCGCTGACAACCATCGCCTTCAGCGCCTCACGCGCGCGGTGACAACCCGTCCACGAGGCTCGTGCGATACGCCTTCCACGCCGGGACAAATCCGATCAGCACACCGGCGCTCATCACCACGGCGAGATACGTCCACTCCGTGCTGCCCAGCGGGCGCAGCGCGAGGTGCAAGCCAAAGCGCTGCTCGATGGGCTGCTGCGCGAGGGCGAGACCGCCATACACGAAGGCCACGCCAATTACGCAGCCGAGGAGCGCCAGCAGACCGCTCTCGAGCACCAGCAGCGCGATGATCGTGCGCGGGCCGGCACCGATGGCGCGCAGAATGGCCATCTCCCGGCGGCGCGCCTCAAGCGACGAGTAGAGCGACACGAGCATGCCGGTCAGACCGATCGCGACGGCGAAGATCGCCACCACGCGCAGGCCCACTTCGGCGCTGCCGATGTTCTGCCACAACTCACCCAGCGCGACGCCGGGGATGATGGCCGTGAGCGGCTCCACGAGGTCGGTGTTCATCTCGCGCTGCAGCATCAGGGCTTCGAAACGGTTCTTGGTGCCGACGAAGAACGCGGTGATCTGGTCGTCGCCGTGATCGTGCGGGGCTTCGGCGTCCGCAGCGGGCGCGGCCGGCGCCGCAGCCTTTGGCGTTGCGGTGGCCGCCTTCACCACGGCCTTGGCCTTGGCGGCCGCCGCTTCGACTTGCTGCACGACCGCCGGCGGGGGCTCGGCCCCCGGCATCACGAGCGGCGTGCCGGGCGGGGGTGCGGCGCCCGGCATCACCGTCGGTGTTCCCGGCGGCGGCGACGCGCCGGGCATCGCCGCCGGCGTCCGCGGGGGCGGGGTCATGGCCGCCGCGCGCCGCTTGTTCGCCTCGCGAATGCGCGCGGCCCTCGAGGTATCCACACGCGCGGCCGGCTTGCGTGTTGTCGCCGCAGGCGCTGCGATCGGCGCGACAGACGGGGCCGCCGGCCCTTCGTCGTGCATCGC
Protein-coding sequences here:
- a CDS encoding ABC transporter permease, which codes for MSTPVRAVGASDTWSRLRADGRSWIGLVVVGGLVLLAAAAPLATRLDPAAIDLRHTLEAPSAAHWLGTDAQGRDVWARLIYGARVSLLVGLVSQGIALSIGVVLGLVAGYRGRWTDDVVMRLADVTLAFPTLLLLIAMAAAFEPSLTVVCVVIGVVGWAGMARLVRGQVLVVRELEYVQAMRALGAADARILLRHVLPNVVAPVVIAATLGIAGAIMAEAALSFLGLGVQPPTPSWGAMIADGRDLSQLRNAPWTSLAPGLAIGFAVLGFNLLGDALRDALDPRAHRRL
- a CDS encoding glycosyltransferase, producing the protein MRVVVLTTSERYTPSVRLLAAVAAGLGRRGEIAAVACLSRGEVERAIEAEWPRLSHRAIVGSGFVRRTASVRGIVTALRPDAMLVGSEADASIAAVALGARGGVVRRLSVGESAALVREDASDNGWRQRLARSRTRYEAWGVDGLAVSWPEPIEPDALDPALHPLPIAPPHLVIVPPRTHDEHTALALRAAAQLRARHPALRVTLLGNTAELQATRLHAAALDLTNVMQIAPLDVLLHHQPLDAFATWVCAADDAGAVATLAAMQQRVPVVVPAASAFASLVDPRVSGFAADAATLPVVVSELARLLGDHEAARRMGLAAQSRARDAFGWDAFVDAAAERLARVSGTTAARITSRPSLTPA
- a CDS encoding ABC transporter ATP-binding protein/permease — protein: MASALKEGRRTPSMQLWRRLWRFVAPHKLKLFTVIVLNATAAVADVFSFTLLVPFFNALFGLEQLLPSNGTIGRLLESTIGFLLDQRNPQRSLQNVMLIVIAAVTLKNVLVWLSGQVGVKLQEFVVRDLRDALYGHLLRLPLPWFTRNKVGQVISRVLNDTTTAKTVVTELVTRSMWSTAQIVATIVAMFVTSWRLSIAALFIAPITIGAVQPVLRKLRKGYGRLGNDQGEITSLVQEVVSGVRLVKSYRAEPREEAKFTTRNAAFARGYIRVGRLALLSGPAIETLGTITAVAILWYGATLVISEKSMAPAELMVFLIQVMRILQPLKQLSQAPAAAQQSLASAERIFEILDEPTEVAIDRGTRTQATFGDSVVFEHVTFRHEGVEADRPPALSDVSFTARKGEVIALVGASGAGKSTLVDLLPRFIDPTAGRILLDGVDLREIKLDALRALTGIVSQDTVLFNDTVRANVAFGRPDVTQAQLDAAARAANALAFIEALPEGWDTNLGERGTRLSGGQRQRLAIARALLSDPPILILDEATSALDVESERLVQEAIDRLLAGRTVFVIAHRLATIQHADRILVLDRGQLVEEGTHVALLAKGGAYARLHALQFDRRDEAAAGDAETALSTSALGA
- a CDS encoding response regulator: MAQPAKAILWVDDEAELLEPHRLLLSDRGYQVQTATNADDALELLRRAPYDLVLLDEQMPGTRGLDAYRDIREMAPSLPVVMVTKSEEDATLKEAIGANIRDYLVKPVTPRQVLTVVTRILDGPLIRSQAMARAFVERFRAIEQERYAGLDWRGWIERFAELTQWDVDLAEAGEMGLHESLRGLYPDMQREFAAFMRTEYPRWLRELDGDRPPLSVDVVTEFLLPVLSRDRKALFVVIDCLRLDQWRALQPLLTPFFEVETTHYYGILPTATPYARNALFSGLFPGEIAEKYPQWWGDRDDETLNAYERELLTAHLEELQVKVPVRYQKITTALDAADLERHLPAAIAGDGVHAFVFNFVDMLTHGRSESMILYEVAKDEIALRALTKQWFERSALLSLLREASRRNISVVVTTDHGALHCNTPATVFAKRDATANLRYKFGEDIRAERPEQALLFADARDLRLPERGAGTNTLIATGDGFFVYPTKLREYQGRYRGSFLHGGVSPEECILPVSLLTPKR
- a CDS encoding AAA family ATPase → MTHHSDISPLTRVVARLDRAAAGDVDAGIIPTYFPSIDRAVGGGFRRGDLIVIGGDDSSGASSLVLAIALRCRERALVLTTEMHAERVYERALAMSAKVPLESLRLGVVQDGERTRLAAAATMLRDAAPVVDTLSQGGLAAVERAVEASPELPLVVVDALEGLLDVPTGQEEALGYILLGLKRLALRRNVVVLVTVHLPVLDRQRADRRPRLSDFGLAGAAGTHADIVAGLYREELYEADLGVSGAAELLLLKHRDGPRSYVDLYFDARFGRFEDVLEE
- a CDS encoding YebC/PmpR family DNA-binding transcriptional regulator, yielding MAGHSKWKQIKHYKAATDKKRGALFTRLIREITMAAKLGGGDPAGNPRLRTAIDNAKASSMPKDNIERAIKKGTGELEGVDYTEVLYEAYGPGGVAIMIAAVTDNPTRTVADVRHKLSRNGGNMGTSNSVAFMFDRKGQMTVPAEGVSEDAIIEAALEAGADDVSNEGEVFVITTEPAALHAVKEGLEAKKYKVEDAELAWVPKNTVKVEGENAAALLKLLEALEELDDVQKVDANFEMDESAMADA
- the ruvC gene encoding crossover junction endodeoxyribonuclease RuvC; its protein translation is MKHPSLVLGIDPGTAVTGYGVVRFDGRVATLVECGVIRTAASEPLPKRLHDIHTGVVELLERHQPDTLAIEDVFYAKNVRTTVVLGHARGVVLLAAQERGLVIHESAPTEIKKAITGTGAATKEQVQFMVTRLLRLKSAPQPADAADGVAAALSVCMSPVLRLTLPK
- the ruvA gene encoding Holliday junction branch migration protein RuvA; amino-acid sequence: MIAQIRGALVSKDLDRVELMTAGGVAYECLIPLSVFETLPNVGGEATLFTHLSVREDGWHLYGFKHAYERAVFQRLLTAKGVGPALALGILSALTPDRVVKALREKDITTLMRVPRVGRKKAEQIILDLSDKIDQVGAAPTGAGPSTPIADDATRALLALGYNQTEADRAIRAVMEAGGGADVSVVVRKALARLTTK
- a CDS encoding M20/M25/M40 family metallo-hydrolase — translated: MTPRCALICALATWAAAVPALAQTTKNPLGLPITPAPAYVRTAPPSDPVIQKLWDEGMTRSQAGALAQVLMDSIGPRLTGSPGMQRGQDWLLATYQSWGVPARKEAYGTWNSWKRGAAFVQLTAPRVKPIEAMMLSWSGSTNGEWVDGDVVIAKPYLSVDDYRAWLPSVKGKIVLASAPRLTCRSPQQVMEFATDESRAALDSAQRELSATYAGITQRVPSFYADLKAAGAVAVFEHNWSNYPGIDRIFGSPRNSALPTLDVGCEDYGLLFRLAQKRQGPKVTLMAESEAQGEQPVFNVIAEIKGATKPNEYVVLSAHFDSWEGHSGATDNGTGSITMLEALRILKTVLPKPSRTILVGHWSGEEQGLFGSGAFTADHPEVVKGLQFSFNQDNGTGRIVGTGPGLHPENGPRLAKYMSEMPAELTKTIRLAGTSGIGGGSDDASFRCWGAPSIGLNALSWDYSYTTWHTNRDSFDKVMVDDLKQNATLVAMFAYLASEDAQPSSKVLVDPLPKGQNGQPITLPACGPVMRNSTGSRR